In Candidatus Edwardsbacteria bacterium, the sequence TCGACTGCAAAACGGGCGGCGCTGTAAATTGCATCGGGCTCCAGAAAATCTATTAGATGATGCTTAGCCTTTTGCCTTTCGGATTTTGAGGGCTTGGCGGTGCCTATATCAAGGTATTTATAAACCTGCCGGGAGTCGGCCGAGATTATCTCGGCACCCATCTTTTCAGCCAGATCCAACGCCACTCTGGTTTTTCCCACTGCGGTCGGCCCGGCGATGACCATCACCGGCCTCATATCCGGCCGAATCTCCGCTCCAGGTCGTCCAGGGTCAGCCTGATCACCGCCGGGCGCCCGTGGGGATCGAGATAGGGCGAACTGGTGGCAAACAGTCGGTCTATCAGCCGGTTCATCTCCTCCTGGGAAAGCGGCTGGCCGGCCTTGACGGCAGCATGACAGGCAAAGGACATGGCCAGCTTCTCGGCCGGCTCCAGCGAAACAGCCGGATTCTGGCAGAGGTCGGACAGAATGTTCCTGATCAGTTCCTCTCCCTCCACCCGGTCGCCGGCCGCTGCCGGCAGGCCCTCGATGACTATGGTGTTCCCGCTGAATTGTTTAATGTCGAATCCGAATGAAGAAAAGATATCCTGAAACTGCTCAAAGGCTATCTTCTGCGAGGGATTCAACTCCATCGAAACCGGGAAAAGCAACTGCTGGGATAGCCTTCTCTCCCGGGATTTTAAAAGTTCTTCAAAAAGTATCCGTTCATGGGCGGCATGCTGGTCCACCATTATGATGCCGTTCTTGATCCCGGCAAAGATGTACCGGTTATGGGCCTGCCAGTAGCTGACTAAGGAAACATTTTCGGATCGAGGCTCGGCGACGCCGAAGAGTTCGCCGATAGCTTTCGGCTCCTCCGATCCGTACAATTGGTATACGGCTTTTTTATCTTCCGGGGTCAGGCCCTCTTTGCCGTGATACTGCCGATCATCAGTTCCAAAGAAACCGCCCAAGCTGCCTGGCGATAAATTATCCGGAGCGCCCTGCTCCTGGAACATCGCCCGGTGGATGGCGGAACGAACGGTGTTGAACACCAGTCCGTCGTCGCGAAACCGCACCTCGCGCTTGGCCGGATGGACATTGATATCCACCTGCCGGGGCGAGATCTCCAGAAAGATCACATAGGACGGATGGCGGCCCAGCAGGCTGGGGCCGTAACCCCGGTAGATGGCCGATCCCGCCAGTCGATCGGACACCCGCCGGCCGTTCACGAACAGATACTGGTCCCGGCGCCGGGCCAGCAGTTTCTCCGGACTTAAAGCAAATCCTTTGACGACCAAGGGCCTTTGACCAAAATCTATGGGCAGCATGCTGTGAAAAACCTCTGCCGTCAGGATATCCTCCAGCCGCTGTTCCAGCGGTCCAGCGGGATAATCGAAACTCATCTTTCCGTCTATCACCAGCCGGAAGGAAACCTTGGGATTGGCCAGGGCCTGGCTGACCACCTCATCGGCCGCCTTGCGGGCCTCGGTCATCTCCGCTTTGAGGAATTTTCTCCGGGCAGGAACATTGGCAAACAACTCCTCCACCGTTACCGTGGCGCCCCTATTTCCGGCGCTCTCCTTTTGGGAGGCAATGCGCCCGCCGTCGCATTCTATCACCCAGGCTGAAGCTGCCCCCTCCGGACGGGATAACATTGTCAGCCGGGAGACCGAGGCGATGCTGGGCAGGGCCTCGCCCCGGAACCCGTAACTGGCGATGGACAACAGATCATCATAGCCGGTGATCTTGCTGGTGGCGTGGCGCTCCAGGCTCAGGCGCATATCCTCGGGACCCATCCCGCTGCCGTCGTCGGAAACCCTGATCAGCTGCAGCCCGCCATGGCTGATCTCCACTTCGATGGCCGAGGCCCCGGCATCCAGGCTGTTCTCCAGCAGCTCTTTGACCACCGATGCCGGACGTTCCACCACCTCCCCGGCGGCGATCTTGTTGACTATGTCTATGGGTAATACTTTTATGGGCATAATATTTCAAAAATCATGACAATTATTATTGATCCCCCTGGGATATGGAGTCAATGTTTTTAGCCCGTTCATCGGATTTCTGCTTTACCTCCTGGGCCCGGTCTATACCCTGGCGATAAGTGTCTATCGGAGTGTCACCGCTGGAATCATTTTCGGTCTTCTTGGCACAACCGGTCATCAATAGGAATAGAGTAATGGCATATATAAGTTGTTTCATCTTGAATGATCCTTTTGCTTGGGTTGGGTTTTCCATCGGCGGTGTACCCAGTACCAGTGATCGGG encodes:
- the mutL gene encoding DNA mismatch repair endonuclease MutL, giving the protein MPIKVLPIDIVNKIAAGEVVERPASVVKELLENSLDAGASAIEVEISHGGLQLIRVSDDGSGMGPEDMRLSLERHATSKITGYDDLLSIASYGFRGEALPSIASVSRLTMLSRPEGAASAWVIECDGGRIASQKESAGNRGATVTVEELFANVPARRKFLKAEMTEARKAADEVVSQALANPKVSFRLVIDGKMSFDYPAGPLEQRLEDILTAEVFHSMLPIDFGQRPLVVKGFALSPEKLLARRRDQYLFVNGRRVSDRLAGSAIYRGYGPSLLGRHPSYVIFLEISPRQVDINVHPAKREVRFRDDGLVFNTVRSAIHRAMFQEQGAPDNLSPGSLGGFFGTDDRQYHGKEGLTPEDKKAVYQLYGSEEPKAIGELFGVAEPRSENVSLVSYWQAHNRYIFAGIKNGIIMVDQHAAHERILFEELLKSRERRLSQQLLFPVSMELNPSQKIAFEQFQDIFSSFGFDIKQFSGNTIVIEGLPAAAGDRVEGEELIRNILSDLCQNPAVSLEPAEKLAMSFACHAAVKAGQPLSQEEMNRLIDRLFATSSPYLDPHGRPAVIRLTLDDLERRFGRI